In the Acidobacteriota bacterium genome, one interval contains:
- a CDS encoding S8 family serine peptidase: MVARVALGALCAMAAPADAAAQAPHEARLAGIHAEAKKQFFAAVATYLGRHPAQDQLTAGDAVRLMEAEGKIPFLFERLMNLAYQKSEPAFRQLLEKGDEDSLARFTALYTDLARDYAGRFVGSLFRRGGTAEFEMTLPHNRGKSRLDLVLQSLGYNAKVDPPDLPKDRWFRNLIEADFRSQWAADALNLRKAHARSTGKGIVVAVIDSGLDPTNSLFQGKVVPGFTLVQRTLPPWATEPLSTVDWGWHGTATASMVMLAAPDARIMPIRSLDSDTMNDPPYDFWPYETIAAGIYYAVNHGADVISISAVLPATEPVLADAVRYAYKKNVVLCTGAGNIAREFLGIHTGSKQYRAFDGEVVLAGGAEKHEEGYGGWAHSVTNPLIDVVTPSHNVFFVVPQYLQDVRNGYGSGTSLAVPLAAGVVALMKSAAPPTPALLKKPAAYVQLIAKALRESARLDLLNEPEPNDWVGHGLVDALGAIEAARRMMPVDRPAAR; the protein is encoded by the coding sequence ATGGTGGCCCGCGTTGCGCTCGGCGCGCTGTGCGCGATGGCCGCCCCGGCGGACGCCGCCGCGCAAGCCCCACACGAGGCGCGTCTCGCCGGCATCCACGCGGAGGCGAAGAAGCAGTTCTTCGCCGCCGTCGCCACATACCTCGGGCGCCATCCGGCGCAGGATCAGTTGACCGCGGGCGACGCCGTCCGGCTGATGGAGGCGGAGGGCAAGATCCCGTTCCTGTTCGAGCGGCTCATGAACCTCGCGTACCAGAAGTCCGAGCCGGCATTCCGCCAGCTGCTGGAAAAGGGTGACGAGGACTCTCTCGCCAGGTTCACGGCCTTGTATACCGACCTCGCACGGGACTACGCGGGCCGCTTCGTCGGCTCGCTCTTCCGCAGGGGCGGCACCGCTGAATTCGAGATGACCCTGCCGCACAATCGCGGGAAGAGCCGGCTGGATCTGGTGCTGCAGTCGCTCGGCTACAACGCGAAGGTGGACCCGCCCGATCTGCCGAAGGACAGGTGGTTCCGCAACCTCATCGAGGCTGATTTCCGAAGCCAGTGGGCGGCCGACGCGCTGAATCTGCGCAAGGCCCACGCGCGCTCGACCGGGAAGGGCATCGTTGTGGCCGTCATCGACTCGGGCCTCGATCCCACCAACAGCCTGTTCCAGGGCAAGGTGGTGCCGGGGTTCACGCTCGTTCAGCGCACGCTGCCGCCGTGGGCGACAGAACCGCTGTCAACCGTCGACTGGGGCTGGCACGGCACGGCGACCGCCTCGATGGTGATGCTGGCGGCGCCCGACGCCCGCATCATGCCGATCCGATCGCTGGATTCGGACACGATGAACGATCCGCCGTACGACTTCTGGCCGTACGAAACGATCGCCGCCGGCATCTACTACGCCGTGAACCATGGCGCCGACGTCATTTCAATCTCGGCGGTGCTGCCCGCCACCGAACCCGTGCTCGCCGACGCCGTCCGGTACGCATACAAGAAGAACGTCGTGCTGTGCACGGGTGCGGGCAACATCGCGCGCGAGTTCCTCGGCATCCATACCGGCAGCAAGCAATACCGGGCGTTCGACGGCGAAGTCGTGCTCGCCGGGGGAGCGGAGAAGCACGAAGAGGGGTACGGGGGCTGGGCTCACAGCGTCACCAATCCCCTGATCGACGTCGTCACGCCTTCACACAACGTCTTCTTCGTCGTGCCGCAGTATCTGCAGGACGTCAGGAACGGGTACGGGTCGGGCACGTCGCTCGCCGTGCCGCTGGCCGCGGGAGTGGTCGCGCTGATGAAGAGCGCCGCCCCGCCGACGCCGGCGCTGCTGAAAAAGCCGGCGGCCTACGTCCAGCTGATCGCAAAGGCGCTGCGCGAGTCGGCGCGCCTGGACCTCCTGAACGAGCCCGAGCCCAACGACTGGGTCGGGCACGGCCTGGTGGACGCGCTTGGGGCGATCGAGGCCGCCAGGCGCATGATGCCGGTCGACAGGCCCGCGGCGCGTTGA
- a CDS encoding TonB-dependent receptor, with protein MEALRWLRALGFAAVGVGIVCSPSVHAAETGTIKGTVVDSAKLALPGARVSVVETSLVALTDNSGAFTLVLPPGRYTVIAELSGFRSETRPEVSVAAGETTALAFELAIASYMERVTVTATRTETTLKDVPQNVTVLTATLLESMPITSTVGAFDKVVGLDVSGMGAGIARPVFLSIDGYDDTYIRKMVDGVDVNNRSNNFGLMSEFPLELIERIDVIKGGSSAVWGSGMAGVINVVTKRPESPQPLVHLTLSASHWGEMDFGDGNAVGQSGSYGKAAVDVSQRIGQAGYFLYASYLNSGGFLEHTIERLGKFAGKFSYDFAPKRYAEVFVSNTNTNSEGGHIFAAYPGTPLFFWNYLDDTKIRNTISTIRYVDDSRERLQFNATGKLSSYTFDLTRTKP; from the coding sequence ATGGAAGCCTTGCGCTGGCTTCGCGCTCTCGGGTTCGCGGCTGTCGGCGTCGGAATCGTGTGCTCGCCGTCGGTTCACGCCGCGGAGACCGGAACGATCAAGGGCACCGTCGTCGACTCCGCGAAGCTCGCGCTGCCCGGAGCCAGGGTGTCGGTCGTCGAGACCTCGCTTGTCGCCCTGACGGACAACAGCGGTGCGTTCACGCTCGTCCTTCCCCCCGGCCGGTACACCGTGATCGCGGAGCTCTCGGGCTTCCGGAGCGAGACCCGGCCGGAGGTGTCCGTGGCAGCCGGCGAGACGACGGCGCTCGCCTTCGAGCTCGCGATCGCGTCGTACATGGAGCGGGTGACGGTCACCGCCACGCGCACCGAGACGACGCTGAAAGATGTGCCGCAGAACGTCACCGTGCTCACCGCGACGCTGCTCGAGTCGATGCCGATCACGTCCACCGTCGGGGCCTTCGACAAGGTCGTCGGCCTCGACGTGAGCGGCATGGGCGCCGGCATCGCGCGCCCCGTCTTCCTCTCGATCGACGGGTACGACGATACGTACATCCGCAAGATGGTCGACGGCGTCGACGTCAACAACCGGAGCAACAACTTCGGCCTGATGTCGGAATTCCCCCTCGAGCTGATCGAACGGATCGACGTGATCAAGGGCGGCTCGTCGGCGGTCTGGGGCAGCGGGATGGCGGGCGTCATCAACGTGGTGACCAAGCGGCCGGAAAGCCCGCAGCCGCTCGTCCATCTCACCCTGTCGGCCTCGCACTGGGGAGAGATGGATTTCGGAGACGGCAACGCGGTGGGCCAGTCCGGTTCGTACGGGAAGGCGGCGGTGGACGTCTCGCAGCGGATCGGCCAGGCCGGCTACTTCCTCTACGCCTCCTATTTGAACTCGGGCGGCTTCCTCGAACACACGATCGAGCGCCTGGGCAAGTTCGCCGGAAAGTTCAGCTACGATTTCGCGCCAAAACGGTACGCGGAGGTGTTCGTCAGCAACACCAACACCAACAGCGAAGGGGGGCACATCTTCGCGGCGTACCCCGGCACGCCGCTGTTCTTCTGGAACTATCTCGACGACACGAAGATCCGCAATACGATTTCCACCATCCGTTACGTGGACGATTCGCGCGAGCGGCTGCAGTTCAACGCGACCGGGAAGCTCAGCAGCTACACGTTCGACCTGACGCGGACCAAACCTTGA